The following coding sequences are from one Wenzhouxiangella sp. AB-CW3 window:
- a CDS encoding efflux RND transporter permease subunit, with product MPLTRLGLSNPVAVAVGCILLVIFGLLSLSRLPIQMTPNIDRPTISVSTGWRAAAPAEIESEIIEPQENQLRDVPGLQRMISTASQGRGSINLEFDVGADLNRALIEVINRLNQVPRYPADASEPTVRVGSDQFGDTIAWFSIRPMEGNDRPIIEYHDLVEEVVKERLERLPGVSSANPRGGRPFEVRITFDPYQAATIGVDLTRIGLALGENNDVSGGFREVGRRQYTLRFAGQYEIADIENLVLEWREGRPVYLGDVATVERTMRDATGVMTQNGGPSISMNIISEPGVNVLEVMADIQETMAELQESHLEPNGLYYVQVSDDTIYIRQSVAMVATNLLLGMSLAILVLWWFFRRLRATLMVALAIPLCLCFAFLVLDSVDRTLNVISLAGLAFATGMVLDAAIVVLENIVRQREMGRAPLEASDRGAGQVWGALLASTATTVAIFVPVIFLQDEAGQLFADLAVVISAAIVCSLLVAIVVLPAASYRLLGDAELRDRHGHWWQAVTRRIMLLTDTPRRRWGWIGGLTLVPLLIGALLIPPADYLPEGQRNFVFGFLQTPSGMGPETAERELIDPINERLRPYIEGEKEPKIANSFVGFFGTGAFMGFRAENPREVDRMMDIVNNEVLAGFPDTFGRANRSPIFGGRGSRSIDVNLQAADFEDLLEAGQVGFDLVQRELPGATVRPQPGLELAEPELRLRPDDRRIAELGWTRGDVATLIRALGDGAFLGDYFDGDRRLDVILRGESWLTPEEFMAMPVATPSGRMATLGELTELERTAGPNQIRRVDRRRTMTLQVTPPSGVPMETAIEILQQQVEPAIRQALPPDGVVTYRGTAEALGETLRNLGGSFLLAIVILYLLISALFRSFRDSILVLMTIPMATVGGIVALRLTGWITGQAMDMLTMIGFVILLGLVVNNAILLVYRARDGEREGMSRREAVETAVRLRLRPILMSTTTSLFGMMPLLLLPGAGTELYRGLAAVIVGGMAVSTLFTLILLPSLLRVNEEKQPAASSEVVPA from the coding sequence TTGCCTCTTACACGTTTAGGACTGAGCAACCCGGTTGCCGTTGCCGTGGGCTGCATTTTGCTGGTCATTTTTGGCCTGCTGAGTCTGTCGCGCCTGCCGATTCAGATGACGCCCAATATCGACCGGCCAACCATCTCGGTATCGACCGGCTGGCGGGCCGCGGCCCCGGCCGAGATCGAATCGGAGATCATCGAGCCGCAGGAAAACCAGTTGCGCGATGTGCCGGGATTGCAGCGCATGATCTCGACGGCCAGCCAGGGCCGTGGCTCGATCAATCTCGAGTTCGATGTCGGTGCCGATCTCAACCGCGCCCTGATCGAGGTCATCAATCGTCTCAACCAGGTGCCGCGCTATCCGGCCGATGCCAGCGAACCGACCGTGCGCGTGGGGTCTGATCAGTTCGGCGACACCATTGCCTGGTTCTCCATCCGCCCGATGGAGGGCAATGATCGACCCATCATCGAGTATCACGACCTGGTCGAGGAGGTCGTCAAGGAACGACTGGAACGCCTGCCTGGTGTGTCTTCGGCCAACCCGAGGGGCGGTCGACCCTTCGAGGTCCGCATCACCTTCGATCCCTACCAGGCTGCCACGATCGGGGTCGACCTGACGCGCATCGGCCTGGCCCTGGGCGAGAACAACGATGTATCCGGCGGTTTTCGCGAGGTCGGCCGGCGCCAGTACACGCTGCGCTTTGCCGGGCAATACGAGATTGCCGATATCGAGAACCTGGTTCTGGAGTGGCGGGAAGGTCGCCCTGTCTACCTGGGAGACGTGGCCACCGTCGAGCGCACCATGCGCGATGCCACTGGTGTCATGACCCAGAACGGCGGCCCGTCGATTTCCATGAACATCATTTCCGAGCCCGGCGTCAACGTGCTCGAAGTGATGGCCGATATCCAGGAGACCATGGCCGAGCTCCAGGAGTCTCATCTTGAACCCAACGGCCTGTATTACGTGCAGGTCTCCGACGACACGATTTATATCCGTCAGTCCGTGGCCATGGTGGCGACCAATCTGCTGCTGGGCATGAGCCTGGCCATCCTGGTGCTTTGGTGGTTCTTCCGGCGCCTGAGAGCCACCCTGATGGTGGCGCTGGCCATTCCCCTGTGCCTGTGTTTCGCCTTCCTGGTGCTCGACAGTGTCGACCGCACGCTCAATGTCATTTCCCTGGCCGGACTGGCCTTCGCGACCGGGATGGTGCTGGATGCGGCCATCGTGGTACTGGAGAACATCGTGCGTCAGCGCGAAATGGGACGCGCGCCGCTTGAGGCATCCGACCGCGGCGCCGGCCAGGTGTGGGGCGCCCTGCTGGCCTCGACTGCCACCACCGTGGCCATCTTCGTGCCGGTGATTTTCCTGCAGGACGAAGCCGGTCAGCTCTTCGCCGATCTGGCCGTCGTGATTTCCGCGGCCATCGTGTGCTCGCTTCTGGTCGCCATCGTCGTCTTGCCCGCGGCCAGCTACCGTCTACTCGGCGATGCCGAGCTGCGTGATCGACATGGTCACTGGTGGCAGGCGGTAACCCGGCGCATCATGCTACTGACCGATACGCCGCGCCGGCGCTGGGGATGGATCGGGGGACTGACCCTGGTACCACTGCTGATTGGCGCCCTGCTGATTCCGCCGGCCGACTACCTGCCCGAAGGGCAGCGCAACTTCGTGTTCGGTTTCCTGCAAACGCCTTCGGGAATGGGTCCGGAAACGGCCGAGCGTGAATTGATCGATCCCATCAACGAACGTCTTCGACCGTACATTGAAGGCGAGAAGGAGCCGAAGATCGCCAACAGTTTTGTGGGTTTTTTCGGTACTGGCGCTTTCATGGGGTTCCGGGCAGAGAATCCGCGCGAAGTCGATCGCATGATGGACATCGTCAACAACGAAGTGCTGGCCGGTTTCCCCGATACCTTCGGTCGCGCCAATCGCTCGCCGATCTTCGGCGGGCGTGGCAGCCGCAGCATCGACGTCAACCTGCAGGCGGCCGATTTCGAGGATCTCCTCGAGGCCGGTCAGGTCGGTTTTGATCTGGTTCAGCGTGAGTTGCCCGGCGCTACCGTCAGACCGCAGCCCGGCCTGGAACTGGCCGAACCGGAATTGCGGTTGCGGCCCGATGACCGGCGTATTGCCGAGCTCGGCTGGACGCGCGGCGATGTGGCGACGCTGATCCGCGCGTTGGGCGATGGTGCTTTTCTGGGCGATTACTTTGATGGCGATCGTCGACTGGACGTGATCCTGCGCGGCGAATCCTGGTTGACGCCCGAGGAGTTCATGGCCATGCCGGTCGCAACTCCTTCGGGGCGCATGGCCACGCTGGGTGAGCTCACCGAGCTGGAACGGACCGCCGGACCCAACCAGATTCGGCGTGTCGACCGCCGGCGTACCATGACCCTGCAGGTCACGCCGCCATCGGGCGTGCCCATGGAAACGGCCATCGAGATCCTGCAGCAACAGGTCGAGCCGGCCATACGCCAGGCGCTGCCGCCGGATGGTGTCGTCACCTATCGCGGTACCGCCGAAGCGCTGGGTGAGACACTCAGAAACCTGGGCGGCAGTTTCCTGCTGGCCATCGTGATTCTGTACCTGCTGATCTCGGCATTGTTCCGCTCGTTCCGCGATTCCATCCTGGTGCTGATGACCATCCCCATGGCGACAGTCGGCGGCATCGTCGCCTTAAGGCTGACCGGTTGGATCACCGGCCAGGCCATGGACATGCTGACGATGATCGGCTTTGTCATTCTGCTTGGCCTGGTGGTCAACAACGCCATCCTGCTGGTGTATCGCGCCCGGGACGGGGAACGCGAGGGCATGAGTCGGCGCGAGGCGGTGGAGACCGCCGTTCGCCTGCGCCTGCGACCGATCCTGATGAGCACGACCACCAGCCTGTTCGGCATGATGCCGCTGCTGTTGCTGCCGGGTGCCGGCACCGAACTCTACCGTGGGCTGGCCGCGGTCATCGTCGGCGGCATGGCCGTCAGTACCCTGTTCACATTGATCCTGCTGCCCAGCCTGCTGCGGGTCAACGAGGAAAAACAACCGGCTGCCTCCAGCGAGGTGGTGCCGGCATGA
- a CDS encoding multifunctional CCA addition/repair protein, with protein MEVYRVGGVVRDELMGRGSEDADHVVVGAGPKDMRRRGFRPVGRDFPVFLHPVSGEEYALARTERKQGRGYHGFVFHTGPDVTLEDDLARRDLTINAMARSADGRLIDPFDGRRDLIDRVLRHVSPAFREDPVRILRLARFAARFPDFRIARQTLKLCRGMVREGEVDHLVPERVWQEMSRALMEHSPARFIEVLRETGALAVLLPEVDRLFGVPQAPEYHPEIDTGIHTLMVLEQSALLDAPLAARFASLVHDLGKGLTPRDQWPRHRGHEKAGLAPIRAVSDRLRVPAECRELALLVGELHLHAHRALELRPGTVVTLFESLDVYRRPQRLTPFLQACEADWRGRKGLEHRTYPQADFLRDALEASASVNARAFVEQGLKGPAIARALREARIASVAALRSR; from the coding sequence CTGGAGGTCTATCGTGTCGGCGGCGTCGTTCGCGACGAACTGATGGGGCGCGGCAGCGAGGATGCCGACCACGTCGTGGTCGGGGCCGGCCCCAAGGACATGCGCCGGCGTGGATTCCGGCCGGTTGGCCGGGATTTCCCCGTTTTCCTTCACCCTGTCAGCGGCGAAGAGTACGCCCTGGCGCGAACTGAGCGCAAGCAGGGCCGCGGATACCACGGTTTCGTGTTCCACACCGGCCCCGACGTCACCCTGGAAGACGATCTGGCCCGGCGTGACCTGACCATTAACGCCATGGCCCGTTCGGCCGATGGCCGCCTGATCGATCCTTTTGACGGTCGTCGGGACCTGATCGACCGGGTGCTTCGGCATGTTTCGCCGGCCTTTCGGGAAGACCCGGTGCGCATTCTCAGGCTGGCGCGTTTCGCCGCCCGGTTTCCGGACTTCCGCATCGCCCGGCAAACCCTGAAGCTGTGCCGAGGCATGGTCCGGGAAGGCGAGGTGGATCATCTGGTTCCGGAGCGGGTCTGGCAAGAGATGTCGCGGGCCCTGATGGAGCACAGCCCGGCGCGCTTTATCGAGGTGTTGCGGGAAACCGGTGCGCTGGCCGTGCTGTTGCCCGAAGTCGACCGGCTGTTTGGCGTACCGCAGGCCCCGGAGTATCACCCCGAGATCGATACCGGGATTCATACCCTCATGGTTCTCGAGCAGTCGGCCCTCCTCGACGCGCCGCTGGCTGCCCGTTTCGCCAGCCTGGTCCATGATCTGGGCAAGGGTCTGACCCCGCGCGATCAGTGGCCGCGCCATCGGGGGCACGAGAAAGCCGGACTGGCGCCCATTCGCGCCGTTAGCGACCGGTTGCGCGTGCCGGCGGAATGCCGTGAGCTGGCCTTGCTGGTCGGTGAGCTTCACCTGCATGCCCATCGTGCCCTGGAGCTGCGCCCGGGCACGGTGGTGACATTGTTCGAAAGCCTGGATGTCTACCGGCGGCCGCAGCGGTTGACGCCTTTTCTTCAAGCTTGCGAGGCCGACTGGCGCGGTCGCAAGGGGCTGGAACACCGAACCTATCCCCAGGCCGACTTTCTCCGGGACGCTCTGGAGGCATCGGCCTCGGTCAATGCGCGCGCGTTTGTCGAGCAGGGGCTGAAAGGTCCGGCCATCGCCCGGGCCCTGCGGGAGGCACGCATTGCCTCGGTCGCGGCGCTCCGGTCGCGATGA
- a CDS encoding complex I NDUFA9 subunit family protein, which translates to MKILVLGGSGFVGSHLARRLDREGHELTIATRHAPRCRHLTVLPGVRVRQFDPHDVNALARELKGHDVAINLVGILNERLLGGGQGFRKAHVTLVETLIDACVRSDTPRLIHMSALNAGQGESHYLRTRGEAENMIEDAGRQGRLQTTILRPSTIFGPDDSFLNRFAGLLRISPLLPLARPDARFAPVYVGDVVEAFVQVLSRNDSAGQTYDLCGTEQWRLIDLVRWLRDQLELRRAVVGLPDALGRLQGMVFDFIPGKPFSSDNYRSLLLDSVCTKDGFAALGIRPWGMSELAPSWLGRQGRQQRYQQYRRKARRDRE; encoded by the coding sequence ATGAAGATCCTGGTTCTCGGCGGGTCAGGCTTTGTCGGCAGCCACCTGGCCAGGCGGCTGGATCGGGAAGGCCATGAACTGACCATTGCCACCCGACATGCCCCTCGCTGTCGGCACCTGACCGTGCTGCCAGGAGTGCGGGTGCGCCAGTTCGATCCCCATGATGTCAACGCCCTGGCAAGGGAGCTGAAGGGTCACGATGTCGCCATCAACCTGGTCGGTATTCTCAACGAGCGCCTGCTGGGCGGTGGTCAAGGGTTCAGAAAAGCCCATGTGACGCTGGTCGAAACCCTGATCGATGCCTGCGTGCGATCGGATACTCCGCGCCTCATTCACATGAGTGCGCTGAATGCCGGACAGGGCGAGAGTCACTACCTGCGTACCCGGGGAGAGGCCGAGAACATGATTGAGGATGCCGGTCGCCAGGGCCGTTTGCAGACCACCATTCTGCGGCCTTCAACAATCTTCGGTCCCGATGACAGTTTTCTCAATCGCTTCGCCGGCTTGCTTCGGATTTCACCGCTACTGCCGCTGGCCCGGCCCGACGCGCGCTTTGCGCCGGTTTACGTCGGCGATGTCGTCGAGGCTTTTGTCCAGGTGCTTTCACGCAACGACAGCGCGGGTCAGACCTACGATTTGTGCGGTACCGAGCAGTGGCGCCTGATCGACCTGGTGCGTTGGCTGCGCGACCAGCTCGAGCTCAGGCGAGCCGTGGTCGGTCTGCCGGATGCACTGGGTCGGCTGCAGGGCATGGTGTTCGACTTCATTCCCGGCAAGCCTTTTTCATCGGACAATTACCGTTCCCTGCTACTCGACAGCGTCTGCACCAAGGACGGGTTCGCCGCATTGGGCATTCGCCCCTGGGGGATGTCGGAACTCGCGCCCAGCTGGCTGGGCCGCCAAGGGCGACAGCAGCGCTACCAGCAGTACCGACGCAAGGCGCGTCGTGACCGCGAGTAG
- a CDS encoding lytic transglycosylase domain-containing protein, whose product MMKASYWRMVVASLVGLALLPLAAIAQGGSDGAQSSRDSQREVFRQGWAAARRGNQAGVVAAISELDDYPLTPYLEFELLRQRIDKVPEVVMEQFLARHRDWSFAGRLETAWLRSLGRREQWDALLLHGSGSQDTEVRCHVAHARVVQGQHEGLEAEVELLWKVGRSQPDACNPVFSWWRDQGNPSPQVAWERFRLAVDAGEQNLARYLRRYLPASEREWAERWLLMRSRPQNGLRRARHWPDQAHSRLLVSAGVRQLARSDQARARDQWTRLAPRFDFSSEQRAGVERELALFAAVALEEDALEAIDALPAEVRDQQILAWRARVAMAHDRWNEVLASIQGMSVDEQAQSRWRYWRGRALAALNRPDALVAFGTLAGDSNYYGFLAALQLQQPLNLCSEELSPDADVQRRLLRDAEFKRAVELFHVGLAGHGRTTWTRVSRRLSQAELEQAALMAAADGWHDRAIAALNSAGNRRAYPWRFPMAEKGDVLALSRQYRVEPALVYGLMRAESAMQADALSPAGARGLLQLMPATAAEVAGRNGLRYNGQADLMEPAINLPLGIAHLAELQERYDGDWVRVAAAYNAGINAVARWQDSRPATDADVWMETLPFFETRDYVPRVLAFATIYEWQLGEGPSLLARYALGSDAPGPGFACHVD is encoded by the coding sequence ATGATGAAAGCAAGCTACTGGCGGATGGTTGTGGCGTCGCTGGTCGGCCTGGCCTTGTTGCCGTTGGCGGCTATCGCCCAGGGTGGGTCCGATGGCGCCCAGTCGTCGCGCGATAGTCAGCGCGAAGTGTTTCGCCAGGGGTGGGCCGCAGCGCGTCGAGGTAACCAGGCCGGTGTGGTGGCGGCCATCTCCGAGCTTGATGACTACCCCCTGACACCGTATCTGGAGTTCGAGTTGCTGCGCCAGCGCATCGACAAGGTCCCCGAGGTCGTCATGGAGCAGTTTCTCGCCCGCCACCGGGACTGGTCGTTTGCCGGCAGGCTGGAGACCGCGTGGCTGCGCAGCCTGGGGCGTCGGGAACAATGGGACGCGCTGCTGCTGCACGGGTCGGGAAGCCAGGATACCGAGGTGCGCTGTCATGTCGCCCATGCCCGGGTAGTGCAAGGACAACACGAAGGGCTGGAGGCCGAAGTCGAGCTACTTTGGAAAGTGGGTCGCTCGCAGCCGGATGCCTGCAATCCGGTCTTTTCCTGGTGGCGCGATCAGGGCAATCCCTCGCCGCAAGTGGCCTGGGAACGGTTTCGGCTGGCAGTCGATGCCGGTGAACAGAACCTGGCCCGCTACCTGAGGCGCTATCTGCCGGCCAGCGAGCGCGAATGGGCCGAGCGCTGGCTGCTGATGCGGTCCCGGCCGCAGAATGGATTGCGCCGGGCCCGGCATTGGCCGGACCAGGCCCACAGTCGTCTGCTGGTCAGCGCCGGTGTGCGTCAACTGGCCCGCAGCGACCAGGCCCGTGCCCGGGATCAGTGGACCCGCCTGGCGCCGCGTTTTGATTTCAGTTCCGAGCAGCGGGCAGGGGTTGAGCGCGAACTGGCACTGTTCGCCGCCGTGGCCCTGGAAGAAGACGCCCTGGAAGCCATCGATGCGCTGCCCGCCGAGGTCCGCGACCAGCAGATCCTGGCCTGGCGTGCCCGTGTGGCAATGGCGCATGATCGCTGGAACGAGGTCCTGGCCAGCATTCAGGGCATGTCGGTCGATGAGCAGGCCCAGTCTCGCTGGCGCTACTGGCGGGGGCGGGCGCTGGCGGCCCTGAATCGTCCCGATGCGCTGGTCGCCTTTGGCACCCTGGCCGGTGACTCCAACTACTACGGTTTTCTGGCCGCACTGCAACTGCAGCAGCCGCTCAACCTGTGCAGCGAGGAGTTGTCCCCGGATGCCGATGTGCAGCGTCGATTGCTGCGCGATGCCGAGTTCAAACGTGCCGTCGAGCTTTTCCATGTGGGGCTTGCCGGGCATGGCCGCACGACCTGGACCCGGGTCAGCCGGCGTCTGAGTCAGGCCGAGCTTGAGCAGGCCGCCCTGATGGCGGCAGCCGATGGCTGGCATGATCGTGCCATTGCCGCGCTCAACAGTGCTGGCAACCGCAGGGCCTATCCATGGCGTTTTCCGATGGCCGAAAAGGGAGATGTGCTGGCGTTGAGCCGGCAGTACCGGGTCGAGCCGGCGCTGGTCTACGGCTTGATGCGTGCCGAGTCCGCCATGCAGGCCGATGCACTGTCACCGGCTGGCGCCCGCGGCCTGCTGCAACTCATGCCTGCGACGGCAGCGGAGGTCGCCGGTCGCAATGGTCTGCGTTACAACGGGCAGGCTGACCTGATGGAGCCGGCCATCAATCTGCCTCTGGGGATCGCGCACCTGGCCGAGCTCCAGGAACGTTATGACGGCGACTGGGTTCGTGTAGCCGCTGCCTACAACGCGGGGATCAATGCCGTGGCGAGGTGGCAGGATTCGAGGCCGGCGACCGATGCCGACGTGTGGATGGAGACGCTGCCGTTTTTCGAGACCCGCGACTACGTGCCGCGGGTGCTGGCCTTTGCCACGATTTACGAGTGGCAGCTTGGCGAAGGACCGTCGCTGCTGGCCAGATACGCCCTGGGCAGTGACGCCCCGGGGCCCGGTTTCGCCTGCCACGTGGACTGA
- a CDS encoding sulfite exporter TauE/SafE family protein — MFTLLLILLLVGVVAGILAGLLGIGGGLVIVPALTWLLLGLGVSGDAAVTVAVATSLATMLLTAGSAVWFQHRRGALDWSAIARLGPAMALGAGAGAALAVWVPGRGLAIFFAVVAAAIGLRMLLAASPRYIDRPARPRLWWLAGPLIGGISAMIGIGGGTFSVPYLARNGFAMVKAVAVASACGWPIAAAGALVFVLSGPAPEGLAWSVGQVWLAGMVGIGLGGMAGAPLGVALAHHLPARRLRRLFGGILIIVAIRMATGIG, encoded by the coding sequence GTGTTCACCCTGCTTCTCATCCTGCTACTTGTCGGAGTTGTTGCCGGCATTCTCGCCGGACTGCTCGGAATTGGCGGCGGACTGGTCATCGTACCGGCGCTCACCTGGCTCTTGCTAGGACTGGGAGTCAGCGGTGATGCCGCCGTGACCGTGGCCGTTGCCACTTCACTGGCTACCATGTTGCTGACTGCCGGAAGTGCCGTCTGGTTCCAGCACCGACGCGGCGCACTGGACTGGTCTGCCATTGCCCGCCTGGGACCGGCCATGGCCCTGGGCGCGGGCGCGGGCGCCGCACTGGCCGTCTGGGTGCCGGGCCGGGGGCTGGCGATCTTCTTTGCCGTGGTTGCCGCGGCCATTGGCCTGCGCATGCTGCTGGCAGCCAGCCCGCGATACATCGACCGGCCTGCCCGTCCCAGGCTCTGGTGGCTGGCCGGCCCGCTGATCGGTGGCATTTCGGCGATGATCGGCATCGGCGGGGGCACTTTCAGCGTGCCCTACCTGGCTCGCAACGGCTTTGCCATGGTCAAGGCCGTGGCCGTTGCCTCGGCCTGCGGCTGGCCCATTGCCGCGGCCGGTGCCCTGGTCTTTGTACTCTCGGGCCCCGCGCCGGAGGGGCTTGCCTGGTCTGTCGGACAAGTCTGGCTGGCGGGCATGGTCGGCATCGGACTGGGTGGAATGGCAGGCGCCCCGCTGGGCGTGGCTCTGGCCCATCACCTGCCGGCCAGGCGGCTAAGACGCCTGTTTGGGGGCATACTGATCATCGTCGCCATTCGCATGGCCACCGGCATCGGGTAG
- a CDS encoding endonuclease/exonuclease/phosphatase family protein, producing the protein MVAPSRQLRLLSYNIQAGTTTGRYSEYVTRSWRQVLPNNQRIANLDAISELVADYDIVALQEVDCGSLRSGFLNQAKYLATHARFPFWNHQGNRKVGMIAHAGNGLLSRVEPSAIEEHKLPGAIPGRGAMVVRFGEGDAALWLVVLHLALGRRARAQQLDYIAGLVREYPHVVAMGDLNTGPDSRELRSFCDKAGLIIPDSHLTFPSWRPQRAIDHILVSPNMDIAELEVLPVSYSDHRPLSMVVNLHQDVDLPDAGGHANGDDDQYAPKQAS; encoded by the coding sequence GTGGTTGCGCCCTCACGGCAGCTCAGGCTGCTGAGCTACAACATCCAGGCCGGCACCACGACGGGCCGCTATAGCGAGTACGTCACCCGTAGCTGGCGTCAGGTGCTGCCGAACAACCAGCGCATCGCCAACCTGGATGCCATTTCCGAACTGGTTGCCGACTACGACATCGTTGCTCTGCAGGAAGTCGACTGCGGCAGCCTGCGCTCCGGGTTTCTCAATCAGGCCAAGTACCTCGCCACCCATGCGCGGTTTCCGTTCTGGAACCATCAGGGCAACCGCAAGGTTGGCATGATTGCCCACGCCGGCAACGGCCTGCTTAGTCGTGTCGAGCCCAGCGCCATCGAGGAACACAAACTGCCCGGCGCGATTCCCGGCAGGGGCGCGATGGTGGTGCGCTTTGGCGAGGGCGATGCCGCATTGTGGCTGGTTGTTCTGCACCTTGCCCTGGGCAGGCGGGCACGCGCCCAGCAGCTTGACTACATCGCCGGGCTGGTCAGGGAGTATCCGCATGTCGTGGCCATGGGCGATCTCAACACCGGGCCGGACTCGCGAGAGCTTCGAAGCTTTTGCGACAAGGCCGGCCTGATCATTCCCGACAGCCATCTCACCTTTCCGTCCTGGCGACCGCAGCGCGCCATCGACCATATCCTGGTCTCGCCCAATATGGACATTGCCGAACTGGAAGTCCTGCCCGTGAGCTATTCGGACCACCGGCCCCTGTCGATGGTGGTTAACCTGCACCAGGATGTCGATCTACCCGATGCCGGTGGCCATGCGAATGGCGACGATGATCAGTATGCCCCCAAACAGGCGTCTTAG
- a CDS encoding thiol:disulfide interchange protein DsbA/DsbL translates to MLKFSALSLGFIVLAGTAMAESFREGEHYHRVVTPVSVSGEQVEVVEAFAYPCPACRNFLPHIKAWEEELDDNVNFRRLPVALQRGWDLFARAYYTAQVMDIDSAAHEALFNALHDEGRQFQSFDDIADFYAEFGVEAEEFLNTSESFAVDSRMRQNRNLIRQFGIRSTPTMIVHGKWRVQPNRFDSYQDMLEAVQYLVEREAAELETAASGDEDEQGAAAES, encoded by the coding sequence ATGCTGAAGTTCTCTGCACTGTCGCTGGGGTTCATTGTCCTGGCCGGTACGGCCATGGCCGAATCGTTTCGGGAAGGCGAACACTATCATCGTGTTGTCACCCCGGTTTCCGTGTCGGGCGAACAGGTCGAGGTGGTCGAGGCGTTCGCCTATCCCTGTCCTGCCTGTCGCAATTTCCTGCCGCATATAAAGGCGTGGGAAGAAGAACTGGACGACAATGTCAATTTCCGCCGGCTGCCGGTTGCCCTGCAGCGGGGCTGGGATCTGTTCGCACGGGCCTATTACACGGCCCAGGTCATGGACATCGATTCCGCTGCGCACGAGGCTCTGTTCAATGCCCTGCACGATGAAGGGCGCCAGTTCCAGAGCTTCGATGATATCGCCGACTTCTATGCCGAGTTCGGTGTCGAGGCCGAGGAGTTTCTCAATACCTCCGAATCCTTTGCGGTGGACTCCCGCATGCGCCAGAATCGCAACCTGATCCGCCAGTTCGGTATCCGCAGTACGCCCACGATGATTGTGCATGGCAAGTGGCGGGTGCAGCCGAACCGCTTCGACAGCTACCAGGACATGCTCGAAGCGGTCCAGTACCTGGTCGAACGCGAAGCGGCCGAACTCGAAACCGCCGCGAGCGGGGATGAAGACGAGCAGGGCGCAGCGGCCGAAAGCTGA
- a CDS encoding c-type cytochrome, which yields MARFLVMLMAWVPMAAMAVGVGDPEAGEELAASCASCHGVDGNSTVSIWPKLAGQHQDYATRQSILIREQKRNVPEMYPMVADLSDQELADISAFYEQQRIEPGVADEDLVELGKKVYQAGNHDTGVPACAACHGPSGDGIPGAHFPMVRAQHTDYTVARLEAYRAGEHHGEDDPYSQIMVAAARNLTDEEIQAVSSYIEGLHRAR from the coding sequence ATGGCTCGATTCTTGGTGATGCTGATGGCATGGGTGCCGATGGCGGCCATGGCGGTGGGTGTCGGCGATCCGGAGGCCGGTGAAGAACTGGCCGCATCCTGCGCCTCCTGTCATGGCGTGGACGGCAACAGCACGGTCAGCATCTGGCCGAAGCTCGCCGGTCAGCATCAGGATTACGCAACCCGGCAAAGCATTCTGATTCGTGAACAGAAGCGCAACGTGCCGGAGATGTATCCCATGGTGGCCGACCTGTCCGATCAGGAGCTGGCCGATATTTCGGCGTTCTACGAGCAGCAGCGCATCGAGCCCGGCGTGGCCGACGAAGACCTGGTCGAGCTTGGAAAGAAGGTCTACCAGGCCGGCAACCACGACACCGGCGTTCCGGCCTGTGCGGCCTGCCACGGTCCCTCCGGTGATGGTATTCCGGGGGCTCACTTTCCGATGGTGCGCGCCCAGCATACCGACTACACGGTCGCGCGCCTGGAGGCTTACCGTGCCGGTGAACACCATGGCGAGGACGACCCCTACAGCCAGATCATGGTGGCGGCAGCACGTAACCTGACCGATGAGGAAATTCAGGCGGTCAGCTCCTACATCGAGGGCCTGCATCGGGCGCGATAG
- the yihA gene encoding ribosome biogenesis GTP-binding protein YihA/YsxC, protein MSAIRRLLRQAEYLISVHNRSQLPPDQGREVAIAGRSNAGKSSLINRLCHRKALARTSRTPGRTRQLVFFRLDDHRHLVDLPGYGFARVGGDLKRHWKGLIQGYLEKRQALAGLVIVMDVRHPLKDSDIELANWAGSRGLPLHLVLTKADKLGRGKQSEALLGVRKLVDANVGVQLFSATSGQGIDELETVMADWFLGSADDQSAGRSESPGQ, encoded by the coding sequence GTGAGTGCAATTCGTCGTCTGCTCAGGCAGGCAGAGTACCTGATCAGCGTCCACAACCGGTCGCAACTGCCCCCGGATCAGGGGCGGGAAGTCGCCATTGCCGGGCGCTCGAACGCCGGCAAGTCCAGCCTGATCAATCGCCTGTGCCACCGCAAGGCACTGGCGCGCACCAGCCGCACGCCCGGCCGCACGCGCCAGTTGGTGTTTTTTCGACTCGATGACCATCGTCACCTTGTCGACCTGCCAGGTTACGGCTTTGCACGCGTCGGCGGTGACCTCAAACGCCACTGGAAGGGGCTCATCCAGGGCTATCTGGAAAAGCGTCAGGCGCTGGCCGGACTGGTGATCGTGATGGACGTGCGCCATCCGCTCAAGGACAGCGACATCGAACTGGCCAACTGGGCCGGCAGTCGCGGGCTGCCGCTGCACCTGGTACTGACCAAGGCCGACAAGCTCGGCCGGGGCAAGCAGAGCGAGGCGTTGCTGGGTGTGCGCAAGCTGGTTGATGCCAATGTCGGGGTTCAGCTTTTTTCCGCCACCAGCGGGCAGGGAATCGACGAGCTCGAGACGGTGATGGCGGACTGGTTTCTGGGGAGTGCCGACGATCAGTCGGCCGGGCGCAGCGAAAGCCCCGGCCAGTAA